The following coding sequences lie in one Steroidobacter denitrificans genomic window:
- a CDS encoding MBL fold metallo-hydrolase RNA specificity domain-containing protein has protein sequence MTSTSRPTLQFLGAAGTVTGSRYLVEANGQRVLVDCGLFQGYKQLRDRNWAPFPVEPSSIDAVVLTHAHLDHSGYLPALVKQGFRGRIHCTHGSVALCGLLLPDSGHLLEEEAKYAARKGYSKHKEPRPLYTEDDARRSLKQLKGHDYGRDIEVTSGVTIRFHPAGHILGAAHVSLDVQGQRLHFSGDLGRQQESLMNPPTPLPACDVLVCESTYGNREHVPIDQEAELAPIIRRVAARGGVIVIPAFAIGRAQALMLHIARLRERKDIPRVPLYLNSPMAINATRHYHAHHSEHHVSEEDCQRMFDVATFVNTVEESKALNRQRGPMIIISASGMITGGRVLHHIEAFGPDDRNAILLAGYQAGGTRGAALAAGKRTLRMFGREVPIRAEVVQLEGFSGHADAGELLDWMRTAPSAPRVVYLTHGEPDAADTLRARVQRELGWRARVPEHLEQVGLEDAR, from the coding sequence ATGACCTCGACTTCCCGCCCGACGCTGCAGTTCCTCGGTGCCGCCGGCACCGTCACCGGATCGCGCTACCTGGTCGAGGCCAACGGTCAGCGCGTGCTCGTGGACTGCGGCCTGTTCCAGGGCTACAAGCAATTGCGCGACCGCAACTGGGCTCCGTTTCCCGTCGAGCCGTCATCAATCGACGCGGTGGTCCTGACCCACGCCCACCTGGACCATTCTGGCTACTTGCCCGCACTGGTCAAACAAGGGTTCCGCGGCCGGATCCACTGCACCCATGGCAGCGTGGCCCTGTGCGGCCTGCTGCTTCCCGACAGCGGACACCTGCTCGAAGAGGAGGCCAAGTACGCGGCCCGCAAGGGGTACTCCAAGCACAAGGAACCACGACCGCTTTATACCGAGGATGACGCCCGCCGCAGCCTGAAGCAGCTCAAGGGGCATGACTATGGTCGCGACATCGAGGTCACATCAGGCGTCACGATCCGCTTCCATCCTGCCGGCCACATCCTGGGCGCTGCCCATGTCAGCCTGGACGTCCAGGGCCAGCGCCTGCACTTCAGTGGCGACCTGGGACGGCAGCAAGAGTCGCTGATGAATCCGCCGACGCCCCTGCCCGCCTGTGACGTACTGGTCTGCGAATCCACATATGGCAATCGGGAACACGTTCCGATCGACCAGGAGGCGGAGCTGGCCCCCATCATCCGCCGCGTCGCTGCCCGTGGGGGCGTAATCGTCATTCCGGCCTTTGCCATCGGTCGCGCCCAGGCGCTCATGCTGCATATCGCCCGGTTGCGCGAGCGCAAGGACATCCCTCGCGTGCCGCTCTACCTCAACAGCCCGATGGCAATCAACGCGACCCGGCACTACCACGCCCACCATTCCGAGCACCACGTGTCCGAAGAGGACTGCCAGCGGATGTTCGACGTGGCCACCTTCGTCAACACTGTAGAAGAGTCGAAGGCGCTCAACCGCCAGCGCGGGCCGATGATCATCATCTCGGCCAGCGGCATGATCACCGGCGGGCGCGTGTTGCACCACATCGAGGCGTTCGGCCCCGATGACCGCAACGCGATCCTGCTCGCGGGCTACCAGGCCGGAGGAACACGCGGTGCCGCGCTGGCGGCAGGCAAGCGCACGTTGCGCATGTTCGGCCGCGAGGTCCCCATCCGCGCTGAAGTGGTGCAGCTGGAAGGCTTCTCCGGCCACGCCGACGCCGGGGAGTTGCTGGACTGGATGCGCACCGCGCCGTCCGCGCCGCGCGTGGTGTACCTCACCCATGGCGAGCCCGATGCAGCCGACACACTGCGCGCGCGCGTGCAGCGTGAACTGGGCTGGCGTGCGCGCGTGCCGGAGCACCTGGAGCAAGTCGGATTGGAGGATGCGAGATGA